Proteins encoded by one window of Streptomyces clavuligerus:
- a CDS encoding DUF4307 domain-containing protein codes for MSAVREQLPEGRYGRSADERADRRLKILGAVLGTGFLAMVAWFGYDHIAEQKISAEVIKFDVASDSEVQIHLEIRKGEDTTGTCTVRSRARDGAEVGRVDVPVERTGTTRIDEVATIRTTAKATSAELVQCAAR; via the coding sequence ATGAGCGCGGTGCGTGAGCAGCTTCCCGAGGGCCGGTACGGCCGCTCGGCCGACGAGCGTGCCGACCGCCGGCTGAAGATCCTCGGCGCGGTGCTCGGTACGGGCTTCCTCGCGATGGTCGCGTGGTTCGGGTACGACCACATCGCGGAGCAGAAGATCAGCGCCGAGGTGATCAAGTTCGATGTGGCCTCGGACTCCGAGGTCCAGATCCATCTGGAGATCCGCAAGGGCGAGGACACCACGGGGACCTGTACGGTGCGCTCCCGCGCGCGCGACGGCGCCGAGGTGGGACGGGTGGATGTCCCGGTGGAGCGGACGGGCACCACCCGGATCGACGAGGTCGCCACGATCCGCACCACCGCGAAGGCGACCAGCGCCGAACTGGTCCAGTGCGCGGCCCGGTAG
- the greA gene encoding transcription elongation factor GreA codes for MTQTSENVTWLTQEAYNQLKAELEHLSGPARVEIAKKIEAAREEGDLRENGGYHAAKEEQGKQELRVRQLTQLLDSAKVGEAPADDGVVEPGMVVTIAFDGDEDDTLTFLMASREYASSNIETYSPQSPLGTGVNGKKVGDTAEYELPNGSQAMVKILAAKPYTA; via the coding sequence GTGACCCAGACCAGCGAGAACGTCACCTGGCTCACCCAGGAGGCGTACAACCAGCTCAAGGCCGAGCTGGAGCACCTGTCTGGTCCCGCGCGCGTCGAGATCGCCAAGAAGATCGAGGCCGCGCGCGAGGAAGGGGACCTGCGGGAGAACGGCGGGTACCACGCGGCCAAGGAGGAGCAGGGCAAGCAGGAGCTTCGCGTGCGCCAGCTGACCCAGCTCCTGGACAGCGCGAAGGTCGGCGAGGCCCCCGCGGACGACGGCGTCGTGGAGCCGGGCATGGTCGTGACGATCGCCTTCGACGGCGACGAGGACGACACGCTGACCTTCCTGATGGCCTCGCGCGAGTACGCCAGCTCGAACATCGAGACGTACTCCCCGCAGTCCCCGCTGGGCACAGGTGTCAACGGCAAGAAGGTCGGTGACACGGCGGAGTACGAGCTGCCGAACGGCAGCCAGGCGATGGTGAAGATCCTCGCCGCGAAGCCGTACACCGCCTGA
- a CDS encoding UTRA domain-containing protein: MEQSLLGPARRGDGVRDGLPRPGARAVRRRRHPVREGAGTMTGDDCRQPLRRHGIARLSRADRDAGRTVWDADLGGRKLVVDQIAVGEADAPERMAGVLGIAPGERLCTRSRRYSLDGKPVLLATSYLSADLVAGTPITWENPGPGGIYARLADLGCAPVRFREEVRARMPSPEEAGRLGLGSGTPVVLVARTAYTGDGRAVEVNEMVLDSAAYILEYDFPA, encoded by the coding sequence GTGGAGCAATCTCTACTGGGACCAGCACGGCGAGGTGACGGAGTACGCGACGGACTTCCTCGGCCCGGGGCGCGAGCTGTCCGCCGAAGGCGACATCCCGTGAGGGAAGGGGCCGGGACGATGACCGGAGACGACTGTCGGCAGCCACTCCGGCGGCACGGCATCGCCCGGCTCTCCCGTGCGGATCGGGATGCCGGGCGGACCGTCTGGGACGCGGATCTCGGCGGCCGGAAGCTCGTCGTGGATCAGATCGCCGTCGGGGAGGCGGACGCGCCCGAGCGGATGGCCGGGGTGCTGGGCATCGCTCCCGGCGAACGCCTCTGCACCCGTTCGCGGCGCTACAGCCTCGACGGGAAGCCCGTCCTCCTCGCCACCTCGTACCTGTCCGCCGACCTGGTCGCCGGAACGCCCATCACCTGGGAGAACCCCGGCCCCGGCGGGATCTACGCCCGGCTCGCGGACCTGGGGTGCGCCCCCGTCCGCTTCCGGGAGGAGGTCCGGGCGCGGATGCCCTCGCCGGAGGAGGCCGGGCGGCTGGGGCTCGGCAGCGGGACGCCCGTCGTGCTGGTCGCGCGGACCGCGTACACCGGCGACGGGCGGGCCGTCGAGGTCAATGAGATGGTGCTGGACTCCGCCGCGTACATCCTGGAGTACGACTTCCCGGCCTAG